In one Aromatoleum aromaticum EbN1 genomic region, the following are encoded:
- a CDS encoding MFS transporter — MPSQRQKQFSVLLMSTTAFTMCFAAWMLFAVIGIPIKAQLGLNETQFGLLAATPVLTGSLVRLPLGLLTDKLGGRVVFFLLMLAAVVPIYLIGEATQYWQFLVAGLFVGLIGGSFSVGIAYCARWFERKNQGFAMGVFGAGNSGAALTKFVAPALVVAYGWQFVPKAFAVAMLIIAIAFWFFTYDDPKHRVSSSVKFSDQLRVLKNPRVWKYCQYYSIVFGGYVALALWMTKYYVAEFGLGLETAALLAACFSLPGGVLRAVGGWFSDRFGAHKVTWWVMWVSWVCLFLLSYPHTEFTIMTVAGPKTFAIHHNIWFFTVLMFTVGVAWAFGKASVFKYISDEFPHDIGAVSGIVGLVGGLGGFLLPIMFGALLDLTGVRSSAFMLLYGVTWVSLIWMYWTEVRRTDVMHGGEADVLHGGTAPVTATK, encoded by the coding sequence ATGCCCTCACAACGTCAAAAGCAGTTCTCCGTTCTGCTGATGAGCACCACGGCATTCACAATGTGCTTTGCCGCGTGGATGCTGTTCGCCGTGATCGGGATCCCGATCAAGGCGCAGTTGGGCCTCAATGAAACCCAGTTCGGCCTGCTCGCGGCGACTCCCGTGCTGACCGGGTCGCTGGTACGTCTGCCGTTGGGACTGTTGACCGACAAGCTCGGCGGCCGGGTGGTGTTCTTCCTGCTGATGCTGGCGGCGGTCGTGCCGATCTACCTGATCGGCGAGGCAACGCAATACTGGCAGTTCCTGGTCGCCGGCCTCTTCGTCGGCCTCATCGGCGGTTCGTTCTCGGTCGGCATCGCATACTGCGCGCGCTGGTTCGAGCGCAAGAACCAGGGTTTCGCAATGGGCGTGTTCGGCGCCGGCAACTCGGGCGCCGCCCTGACGAAGTTCGTCGCCCCGGCGCTGGTCGTTGCCTACGGCTGGCAGTTCGTGCCGAAGGCATTCGCGGTCGCGATGCTGATCATCGCGATCGCGTTCTGGTTCTTCACTTACGACGATCCGAAGCACCGCGTCTCGTCGAGCGTGAAGTTCTCCGACCAGTTGCGCGTGCTGAAGAATCCGCGCGTGTGGAAATACTGTCAGTACTACTCGATCGTTTTCGGCGGCTATGTCGCGCTGGCGCTGTGGATGACGAAGTACTACGTCGCGGAATTCGGCCTCGGCCTCGAGACGGCAGCGCTGCTGGCGGCCTGTTTCTCGTTGCCCGGCGGCGTGCTGCGCGCGGTCGGCGGCTGGTTCTCGGACCGCTTCGGCGCCCACAAGGTCACCTGGTGGGTGATGTGGGTGTCCTGGGTGTGCCTGTTCCTGCTGTCGTACCCGCACACCGAATTCACGATCATGACGGTAGCCGGCCCGAAGACTTTCGCGATCCATCACAACATCTGGTTCTTCACCGTGCTGATGTTCACCGTCGGCGTCGCCTGGGCGTTCGGCAAGGCCTCGGTGTTCAAGTACATCTCGGACGAGTTCCCGCACGACATCGGCGCGGTGTCGGGAATCGTCGGCCTCGTCGGCGGGCTGGGCGGCTTCCTGCTGCCGATCATGTTCGGCGCGCTCCTCGACCTGACCGGCGTGCGCTCGAGCGCGTTCATGCTGCTCTACGGCGTCACCTGGGTTTCGCTGATCTGGATGTACTGGACCGAAGTGCGCCGCACCGACGTGATGCACGGCGGCGAAGCGGATGTGCTGCATGGCGGCACCGCGCCCGTGACCGCAACGAAGTGA
- a CDS encoding DUF2249 domain-containing protein, with amino-acid sequence MKQVIDARGLEPPQPFELVMEAIADLRPGEGVKLLLDRMPYPLFRILDRDRYRYESRVRDDGVVEIDIVAP; translated from the coding sequence ATGAAGCAGGTCATCGATGCGCGGGGGCTCGAGCCCCCACAGCCTTTCGAACTCGTCATGGAGGCGATCGCCGACCTGCGTCCCGGGGAAGGCGTGAAGCTGCTCCTCGATCGCATGCCCTATCCACTGTTCCGCATCCTCGACCGCGACCGCTATCGCTATGAGAGCCGGGTTCGCGACGACGGTGTGGTCGAAATCGACATCGTCGCCCCATGA
- a CDS encoding hemerythrin domain-containing protein, with amino-acid sequence MNDITTLMSHDHRSCDESFARAETAISRGKWDEGIAELEKFIAELETHFTAEESILFPRFESVTGMTEGPTKVMRGEHADMREALERMRDAVARRDKDDYAGEAETLLILMQQHNMKEENVLYPMCDAQLAGENLPPTLAKQLGREQAA; translated from the coding sequence ATGAACGACATCACCACGCTTATGAGCCACGACCACCGCAGCTGCGACGAATCCTTCGCTCGGGCTGAAACCGCCATCTCGCGCGGCAAGTGGGATGAGGGAATTGCCGAACTGGAAAAGTTCATCGCCGAACTCGAAACGCATTTCACCGCCGAGGAATCGATCCTCTTCCCGCGTTTCGAATCCGTCACCGGCATGACCGAAGGCCCGACCAAAGTGATGCGCGGCGAGCACGCGGACATGCGCGAAGCGCTCGAGCGCATGCGCGATGCAGTTGCCCGGCGCGACAAGGACGACTACGCGGGCGAAGCCGAAACGCTGCTGATCCTGATGCAGCAGCACAACATGAAGGAAGAGAACGTCCTTTACCCGATGTGCGACGCGCAGCTTGCCGGGGAAAACCTCCCGCCCACGCTCGCGAAGCAGCTGGGCCGCGAACAGGCCGCATGA
- a CDS encoding NAD(P)/FAD-dependent oxidoreductase, giving the protein MAELNFDVIVIGAGAAGMMCAAQAGRRGRKVLIIDHAEKLAEKIRISGGGRCNFTNRRVGPENFLSRNPHFARSALARYGSAQFIELVERHGIRYHERNLGQLFCDESAQQIIDMLRAECEDGGVRFAMPLRVEAVARQEDALARFAVDTARGRYTCTNLVIACGGLSIPKIGATPFGYRIAEQFGIPVVPPRPALVPLTLPPETLQRFASLAGCSLDIEAQCNGGRFREAALITHRGLSGPVVLQVSSYWQAQAYDAGDWAPVCFNLLPGIDAQAWLEQHAGDRGLLANLLAERLPRRFAHAWCALHGWERPLNRFRAAELKIVATALSAWEIMPSGTQGYAKAEVTLGGVDTRALSSKTMEASACKGLHFVGEVMDITGHLGGFNFQWAWSSGHAAGQSV; this is encoded by the coding sequence TTGGCCGAGCTGAATTTCGATGTGATCGTGATCGGTGCAGGGGCAGCGGGCATGATGTGCGCGGCCCAGGCGGGCCGGCGCGGCCGCAAGGTGCTGATCATCGATCACGCCGAAAAGCTCGCGGAAAAGATCCGCATCTCGGGCGGCGGCCGCTGCAACTTCACGAACCGTCGCGTCGGGCCGGAAAACTTCCTTTCGCGCAATCCACATTTCGCCCGTTCCGCGCTGGCGCGTTACGGCTCCGCCCAGTTCATCGAACTCGTCGAGCGCCACGGCATCCGTTATCACGAGCGCAATCTTGGACAACTGTTCTGCGACGAATCGGCGCAGCAGATCATCGACATGCTGCGGGCCGAGTGCGAAGACGGCGGCGTGCGCTTCGCGATGCCGCTGCGAGTCGAGGCGGTCGCCCGCCAGGAAGACGCTCTCGCCCGCTTCGCCGTCGATACGGCCCGGGGACGATATACGTGCACCAACCTGGTGATCGCGTGCGGCGGACTATCGATTCCGAAGATCGGCGCCACGCCGTTCGGGTACCGCATCGCCGAACAATTCGGCATTCCGGTCGTGCCGCCCCGCCCGGCGCTGGTGCCGCTGACGCTGCCGCCCGAGACGCTGCAGCGCTTCGCATCGCTTGCCGGCTGTTCGCTGGACATCGAAGCGCAATGCAACGGCGGACGTTTTCGCGAAGCCGCGCTGATCACCCACCGAGGGCTGTCGGGCCCGGTCGTGCTGCAGGTGTCGAGCTACTGGCAGGCGCAGGCGTACGATGCGGGGGACTGGGCGCCGGTATGTTTCAACCTGCTCCCCGGAATCGACGCGCAGGCCTGGCTCGAGCAGCACGCGGGCGATCGCGGGCTGCTCGCGAACCTCCTTGCCGAGCGCCTGCCGCGGCGCTTCGCGCATGCGTGGTGCGCCTTGCACGGCTGGGAGCGGCCACTGAACCGGTTCCGCGCAGCCGAGTTGAAGATCGTCGCCACCGCATTGTCGGCCTGGGAGATCATGCCGTCCGGCACGCAAGGCTACGCGAAGGCGGAAGTGACGCTGGGCGGCGTCGACACCCGCGCGTTGTCCTCGAAGACGATGGAGGCGAGCGCGTGCAAGGGCCTCCATTTCGTCGGCGAGGTGATGGACATCACTGGCCACCTCGGCGGTTTCAATTTTCAGTGGGCGTGGTCTTCCGGGCACGCGGCCGGCCAGTCCGTGTGA